A genome region from Mercenaria mercenaria strain notata chromosome 11, MADL_Memer_1, whole genome shotgun sequence includes the following:
- the LOC123532907 gene encoding GATA zinc finger domain-containing protein 14-like produces the protein MKELKRFAVLLGLISYVSARYFNIYHENIGESSVKIQDDNQSGAENDRYLNEYLNRCKENSAEWYKCRNDEDENNNNGYSDEDYSKELEDLRKYEDNKNWFQDNGQPSSYQDMLHDKNDMFLAKIGKTQDSNDMSKEMNDMFKGKNAKPQEIDDMPKETNDKFKGKTGMPKDTNNVSEENNDMSRDEDGVKKGSNDVYYDQNNMFHGKNGMLTGCNDLPQAKNGVTKCRYFVLQDINGNVKDGNAMSQDCNSMFKVINGMSQDCNSMFKVINGMSQVRNENQNDQQYDHCKEFNRRYCNGYNKLGRYKHDGRYDDGSLDMIQNKYRYNHNRKYRHVGRNK, from the exons ATGAAGGAATTAAAAAGAT tcgccgttttgttgggtttaataagTTATGTGTCGGCCAGGTATTTCAACATTTATCATGAGAACATAGGTGAAAGTAGCGTCAAAATCCAAGATGATAACCAAAGTGGTGCTGAAAATGATCGATATCTCAACGAATATCTAAATCGGTGCAAGGAAAATTCTGCCGAATGGTACAAGTGTCGGAATGATGAagacgaaaacaacaacaacggtTACTCAGATGAGGATTATAGTAAGGAATTAGAAGATTTGAGGAAATATGAAGATAATAAAAACTGGTTCCAAGACAATGGACAACCAAGTTCATATCAAGACATGTTACACGATAAGAATGACATGTTCCTAGCCAAAATTGGCAAGACCCAAGACAGTAATGACATGTCCAAAGAAATGAATGATATGTTCAAAGGCAAGAATGCCAAGCCCCAGGAAATAGACGACATGCCCAAAGAAACAAATGACAAGTTCAAAGGCAAGACTGGAATGCCCAAGGACACTAATAACGTGTCCGAAGAAAATAATGATATGTCCCGAGACGAAGACGGCGTGAAAAAGGGTAGTAATGACGTGTACTACGACCAGAATAATATGTTTCATGGCAAGAATGGCATGCTCACAGGTTGTAATGATTTGCCCCAAGCCAAGAATGGCGTAACTAAATGCaggtattttgtcttacaagacATTAATGGCAATGTAAAGGACGGTAATGCCATGTCCCAGGACTGTAATAGCATGTTCAAAGTTATTAATGGCATGTCCCAAGACTGTAATAGCATGTTCAAAGTTATTAATGGCATGTCCCAAGTCAGGAATGAAAATCAGAACGATCAACAGTATGACCACTGTAAAGAGTTTAACCGGAGGTACTGTAACGGGTATAACAAATTAGGGCGGTACAAACATGATGGGAGGTATGACGACGGTAGCCTAGATATGATACAGAATAAATACAGGTACAATCATAATAGAAAATATCGGCACGTTGGAAGAAACAAGTAG